A window of the Arenibacter algicola genome harbors these coding sequences:
- a CDS encoding endo-beta-N-acetylglucosaminidase: MKAQLLNLLFFLLLSLFLLPSAKAQIEGGSPPYVLNVDQLKNWSPTAPTANANNIASVPLAQRFTATNSQLNPNLSNDIKVLSAPDGINNLGNYMTEQSKFNLFNFSHWQYIDVLNWFGGTASQNIVMPSAPWVNAAHKNGVKVIGSVFFAPTAWGGNSAVIDNFMEQDANGNYIAADKLIEIALYYGFDGWLFNQETSTSLAVATAMRTFMAYLQENKPEEMEIHWYDAMIETGPVIWQNQLNSLNDAYLQDLENLKRTSDAMFTNYNWNSAYVQNSSNYTTVLGRSKFDVYMGADLWPDRNAQPVFDDVTWIDQIFNNGNLSDPLTSIALFATNFTYAKFNNYRDDPNDVQNFYDTERRFFSGDDGDIDMVDVSGKWKGMGHYIPAKSVIIKLPFKTSFNTGHGRLFANNGVETVRDWHDMGKQDILPTWQFSLTGNSPLIPNFDFSQAFDGGSSINISGSLNAGDINRLKLYKTKLGISANTKIDLTFKMGAILPSNTKLMLSFSDDPNSFVSFDLGDSPDSGWSTKRIDLGQYNAQEIAVIGLEMSSPTAVSDFSINIGQIKVENDNSPAPIAGFSSDRTTAVVGDNIAFADQSSDSPTTWSWTFEGGIPAASNLQNPVVEYHTPGDYDVSLRVANIAGEDELLKTGYITILAEDTEVDHSDFGGIITARSEKNEGESRYRAFDNRYTPNDFSKWVDASGIPKNDDPSWIQIEFPEAKIVNKLALISSDDNLGTDPQKILLVASNDGVNYDELTKQNGIDFTSRYERIEWTFPNTTSYTHYKLVIAKNDDNQPETQLAEIQLLGPAGSNSASSGAVALKMSTFSFGPPMEETGSVLLFPNPSTSTIRMTGEGISPNSSWDVYTHTGIFVRSMTGTDGNEMNVEDMANGMYYIMGHDDLGEVLVKRFIKN; encoded by the coding sequence ATGAAAGCACAACTACTCAATTTACTCTTTTTCTTACTGTTAAGCTTATTCTTACTGCCATCTGCCAAGGCACAAATAGAAGGTGGATCGCCTCCCTATGTCCTTAATGTGGACCAATTGAAAAATTGGAGTCCAACGGCTCCAACCGCAAATGCCAATAACATTGCATCAGTACCTCTTGCCCAACGGTTCACCGCTACCAATAGCCAACTGAATCCAAATCTAAGTAACGATATCAAAGTGCTATCAGCTCCGGATGGGATAAATAATTTGGGCAATTATATGACGGAACAAAGTAAGTTTAACCTATTTAATTTCAGTCATTGGCAGTACATTGATGTATTGAACTGGTTTGGAGGTACGGCTTCCCAGAATATAGTTATGCCATCCGCTCCTTGGGTAAATGCAGCACACAAGAACGGGGTTAAGGTAATAGGATCGGTATTTTTTGCACCTACTGCGTGGGGTGGAAATTCTGCGGTTATAGACAATTTCATGGAACAGGATGCCAATGGCAATTATATTGCAGCGGACAAACTGATCGAAATTGCCTTATATTATGGTTTTGACGGATGGCTTTTTAATCAGGAAACCTCCACCTCCTTAGCTGTCGCAACCGCCATGCGAACATTTATGGCCTATCTTCAGGAAAATAAACCGGAGGAAATGGAGATACATTGGTACGATGCCATGATAGAAACGGGACCTGTTATATGGCAAAATCAATTAAATTCTTTGAACGATGCCTATCTGCAAGATCTGGAAAACCTCAAGAGAACTTCAGATGCTATGTTTACAAATTACAATTGGAATTCGGCCTATGTCCAGAATTCCTCTAATTATACTACTGTACTGGGAAGAAGTAAATTTGATGTTTACATGGGAGCAGATCTTTGGCCTGATAGAAATGCCCAACCCGTCTTTGACGATGTAACCTGGATAGATCAAATATTCAATAACGGAAATCTATCAGATCCCCTTACCTCCATAGCTCTTTTCGCTACCAATTTCACTTATGCCAAATTTAACAATTATAGAGACGACCCCAATGACGTTCAAAATTTCTATGACACGGAAAGAAGATTTTTTTCAGGGGATGATGGTGATATAGATATGGTAGATGTTTCTGGAAAATGGAAAGGAATGGGCCATTATATTCCCGCCAAATCTGTTATTATTAAACTACCCTTTAAAACCAGTTTTAATACGGGTCACGGCAGACTGTTTGCCAACAATGGTGTTGAAACGGTTAGAGACTGGCACGATATGGGCAAGCAGGACATACTCCCAACTTGGCAATTTTCCTTAACTGGTAACAGCCCTTTAATTCCTAATTTTGATTTTTCCCAGGCTTTTGATGGGGGTTCATCGATAAATATTTCTGGGAGTCTTAATGCCGGTGACATTAATCGCCTTAAACTTTATAAGACAAAACTGGGTATTTCAGCCAATACTAAAATTGACTTAACTTTTAAAATGGGTGCAATACTGCCTAGTAATACCAAGCTTATGTTGTCTTTTTCCGATGACCCCAATAGTTTTGTAAGCTTCGACTTGGGAGATAGTCCAGATAGCGGCTGGTCTACAAAGAGAATTGATTTGGGACAATATAATGCTCAGGAGATAGCGGTTATTGGCTTGGAGATGTCGTCTCCAACCGCCGTAAGTGATTTTAGCATTAACATTGGACAGATCAAAGTCGAAAATGACAATTCACCGGCTCCAATTGCTGGCTTTTCATCAGATCGTACGACTGCCGTGGTGGGGGATAACATAGCTTTTGCAGATCAGTCTTCGGACAGTCCCACGACTTGGTCTTGGACATTTGAGGGTGGAATTCCTGCCGCTAGTAACCTTCAGAACCCAGTAGTAGAATATCATACCCCAGGTGATTATGATGTGAGTTTGAGAGTGGCCAATATTGCCGGGGAAGATGAACTCCTTAAGACTGGCTATATAACCATTCTAGCGGAGGATACCGAGGTAGATCATTCCGATTTTGGTGGTATTATTACGGCACGGTCCGAAAAGAATGAGGGCGAAAGCCGATATAGGGCTTTTGACAATAGATACACACCCAATGATTTTTCCAAATGGGTCGATGCTTCTGGAATACCTAAAAATGATGATCCCTCGTGGATACAAATAGAGTTCCCTGAGGCTAAAATTGTAAATAAACTGGCCTTGATAAGCTCCGATGATAATTTGGGTACAGATCCTCAAAAAATTCTTTTAGTAGCGTCCAATGATGGGGTGAATTACGATGAATTGACAAAACAGAACGGAATAGATTTCACCTCCCGTTATGAAAGAATCGAATGGACCTTCCCCAATACCACATCCTATACGCATTACAAATTGGTAATTGCCAAGAATGATGACAATCAACCGGAAACACAATTGGCAGAGATCCAGTTGTTGGGACCTGCAGGCAGCAACAGTGCCTCTTCGGGAGCTGTGGCTTTAAAAATGTCGACTTTCAGTTTTGGCCCACCAATGGAGGAAACAGGTTCGGTGCTGTTATTTCCAAATCCATCCACCTCTACAATCCGAATGACTGGAGAAGGAATAAGTCCTAATTCTAGTTGGGATGTATATACACATACAGGTATTTTCGTTAGAAGCATGACAGGTACCGATGGTAATGAAATGAATGTTGAGGATATGGCCAATGGTATGTATTATATCATGGGGCATGATGATCTAGGGGAGGTTTTGGTGAAGCGCTTTATCAAAAATTAA
- a CDS encoding DUF7133 domain-containing protein yields the protein MNKICAFLLLVGIVGCGKKEYKDKIYVKPEIVREAPSDFLSPEESMEKFYLPEGYKIELVASEPMVNEPVAIAWDGNGKMYVAQMDTYMQNVDALGEDEPISQIKLLLDLDGDGKMDKSTVFIDSLLLPRMILPLDDRLIVNETYSYDLWSYRDTNNDGVADEKIRVYENPKRRGGNLEHQQSGLVWNLDNWVYTTYNPLRFRFNKDGIKVDSLVDGSSGQWGLTQDDLGNMYYSSAGGETAAYGFQVPPIYGEVNLEGQISEGFMEPWPVVGTPDVQGGAKLRLKEDGTLNKFTGVAGQEIFRGDKLPPSTYGDLFIPEPVGRLIRRAKIKNENGKKVLYNAYDQAEFLASTDLNFRPVQAQTGPDGSLYIVDMYRGIIQEGNWTREGSHLRPVILRKGLDKNIGRGRIYRIVHEEMEPSGKPKLLDKSAEELVDYLGHPNGWYRNTAQKLIILKGDMGIVPKLKELARDNESFWTDNFGDRDYPIERIHALWTLEGLGVVDKELILEKLKDADPRVRITAIRLSEEFLKKEDQEIMQALAKLQKDSDINVVNQLVLSLRYSKSAESSNILSSVQEEYADNELVAASVDLGLKAKDSDLLQLKHRLANKSNGHKWRALDGYDIYKQTCVTCHGSDLKGVPNGENSLIAPSLIGSPRVMGDKEVLVKILLNGLTGPIDGKEYGIMLPMGSNDDDWIGHVATYIRSMNDTTMVHENEVRDIRAKSTERNSYWTLQELLK from the coding sequence ATGAATAAAATTTGTGCGTTCCTACTTCTTGTGGGCATTGTTGGTTGTGGTAAAAAGGAATACAAGGATAAAATTTATGTAAAACCCGAAATTGTAAGGGAAGCCCCGTCGGATTTTCTTTCTCCCGAGGAAAGTATGGAAAAGTTCTACCTGCCCGAGGGCTATAAGATTGAGTTGGTAGCTAGCGAACCTATGGTAAATGAGCCTGTAGCTATTGCCTGGGATGGGAACGGCAAGATGTATGTAGCCCAAATGGACACCTATATGCAAAATGTGGACGCGCTTGGGGAAGATGAACCCATTAGTCAGATTAAACTCTTGTTAGATTTGGATGGGGATGGAAAAATGGACAAGAGCACCGTTTTTATAGATAGTCTTCTTTTGCCAAGAATGATTTTGCCACTTGATGACCGACTTATCGTAAATGAAACCTACTCCTATGATCTATGGAGTTATAGGGATACCAATAACGACGGAGTGGCGGACGAAAAGATTAGGGTTTATGAAAATCCAAAAAGAAGGGGAGGAAACCTGGAGCACCAGCAGAGTGGTCTGGTTTGGAACTTGGACAATTGGGTATATACCACCTATAACCCATTACGGTTCAGGTTCAATAAGGACGGGATAAAAGTAGATTCCTTGGTAGATGGTTCCAGTGGGCAATGGGGTCTAACCCAGGACGATCTTGGAAATATGTATTATTCTTCTGCGGGTGGAGAAACAGCCGCCTATGGTTTTCAAGTTCCTCCTATCTACGGTGAAGTAAATTTGGAAGGGCAAATTTCAGAAGGCTTTATGGAGCCATGGCCAGTTGTTGGAACGCCTGATGTTCAGGGTGGGGCCAAATTAAGATTGAAGGAAGATGGTACCTTAAATAAATTTACCGGTGTGGCAGGCCAAGAAATATTTAGAGGCGATAAATTACCTCCATCCACTTATGGGGATCTCTTTATTCCGGAACCGGTGGGCAGATTGATCCGTAGGGCAAAAATAAAAAATGAGAACGGTAAAAAAGTGTTGTACAATGCCTACGACCAAGCCGAGTTTTTGGCGTCTACAGATTTGAACTTTAGACCGGTCCAAGCGCAAACAGGACCAGATGGGAGCCTTTATATAGTTGATATGTACCGTGGTATAATTCAAGAAGGCAACTGGACCAGGGAAGGCAGTCATTTACGACCCGTTATTCTGCGTAAAGGTTTGGATAAGAATATTGGAAGAGGTAGGATATATCGTATTGTCCATGAAGAGATGGAACCTAGTGGAAAACCCAAGCTTTTGGATAAGTCCGCTGAGGAGCTGGTCGATTACTTGGGACACCCCAATGGTTGGTATAGGAATACGGCCCAAAAGCTGATCATTTTAAAAGGGGATATGGGTATTGTACCCAAGCTAAAGGAATTGGCAAGGGACAACGAGTCTTTTTGGACGGACAACTTTGGGGATAGGGACTATCCCATTGAAAGGATCCATGCCCTTTGGACCTTAGAAGGACTTGGGGTTGTAGACAAGGAGTTGATACTTGAAAAGCTTAAGGATGCTGATCCCAGGGTTCGTATTACGGCGATAAGACTGAGTGAAGAATTTTTGAAGAAAGAAGATCAAGAAATAATGCAGGCCTTGGCCAAATTGCAAAAGGACAGCGATATCAATGTCGTCAATCAATTAGTATTGAGTTTAAGATATTCCAAAAGTGCAGAAAGCTCCAATATCTTAAGTTCTGTACAAGAAGAATATGCAGACAATGAGCTGGTAGCTGCCTCTGTTGATCTGGGTTTAAAAGCAAAGGATTCAGATTTACTACAATTAAAGCATAGGCTGGCCAATAAAAGCAATGGTCATAAATGGAGGGCTTTGGATGGCTACGATATTTATAAACAGACCTGTGTTACCTGCCATGGTTCCGATTTAAAAGGGGTTCCCAATGGCGAAAATTCCTTGATCGCACCATCTTTAATTGGATCGCCAAGAGTTATGGGCGATAAGGAAGTACTCGTTAAAATTCTTTTAAACGGACTTACCGGACCTATAGACGGTAAGGAATACGGCATAATGTTGCCAATGGGAAGTAACGATGATGATTGGATAGGCCATGTGGCCACCTACATTCGTTCCATGAACGACACGACTATGGTCCATGAAAATGAGGTTAGGGACATCCGTGCCAAAAGCACGGAAAGGAATAGCTATTGGACGTTACAGGAGCTGTTGAAATAG
- a CDS encoding bile acid:sodium symporter family protein encodes MKKPTIYSICLGMAAILLLVILGMIFSQNLERAGLLIMAFFALLALGFSGYKSLNSYVFTASIFAGVALALYYPQYFLQIGDFKLTGLIIPLIQLIMFGMGTSMRISDFAEVVKAPKGVMVGVTAQLGIMPIMGFVLAKFSNFPPEIAAGIVLIGCSPSGVASNVMAYLAKANLALSITITSISTLLAPFVTPLLMKLLAGEFIEIDVMDMMWSIIKMIILPLGAGILLNQLRGDKGKWLDQALPVISMLGIGLIIVVITAAGRDSLLDIGGILMLLVLIHNLFGYTLGYWYARLLRLNEQDSRTIALEVGMQNGGLASGIANSLGKIATMGLAPAVFGPLMNITGSILASYWHKRPPKEGQ; translated from the coding sequence TTGAAAAAACCAACTATTTATTCCATATGCCTTGGTATGGCCGCTATATTGCTGCTAGTAATTTTAGGCATGATCTTTTCACAAAATTTAGAAAGGGCAGGTCTTTTAATAATGGCCTTTTTTGCACTGCTGGCCCTTGGCTTCAGTGGGTATAAATCTTTGAACAGCTATGTTTTTACCGCCTCTATATTTGCCGGGGTAGCCCTAGCTCTTTATTATCCACAGTATTTTCTTCAGATAGGCGATTTTAAGCTTACTGGGCTGATCATACCCTTGATCCAACTTATTATGTTCGGTATGGGAACCTCTATGAGGATTAGTGATTTTGCCGAGGTTGTCAAGGCACCTAAAGGCGTTATGGTCGGGGTCACTGCACAGTTGGGCATAATGCCGATAATGGGCTTTGTGCTGGCAAAATTTAGTAATTTCCCTCCCGAGATTGCCGCAGGAATCGTGCTGATAGGGTGTTCCCCCAGTGGGGTGGCATCTAACGTAATGGCCTATTTGGCGAAGGCCAATCTGGCCCTTTCCATCACCATTACTTCTATCTCAACACTTCTTGCACCTTTCGTTACCCCACTTTTAATGAAGTTATTGGCAGGGGAATTTATAGAGATAGATGTGATGGATATGATGTGGAGTATAATAAAGATGATTATTTTACCTCTGGGAGCAGGCATTCTCTTAAATCAATTGCGAGGGGACAAGGGAAAATGGCTGGACCAAGCACTTCCGGTAATTTCCATGTTGGGCATTGGGCTTATAATCGTTGTAATAACCGCTGCAGGTAGGGATAGCCTGTTGGATATAGGCGGAATCTTAATGTTGTTGGTACTCATACATAACTTATTTGGCTACACGCTAGGGTATTGGTATGCCCGACTATTGCGTTTGAATGAGCAGGATTCACGTACCATTGCTTTGGAGGTGGGCATGCAGAACGGGGGCCTTGCTTCGGGCATCGCAAATTCCTTGGGTAAGATAGCCACTATGGGTCTGGCACCGGCCGTATTTGGACCCTTGATGAATATTACCGGGTCTATTTTAGCCTCCTATTGGCATAAGAGACCTCCGAAAGAAGGCCAGTGA
- a CDS encoding nuclear transport factor 2 family protein, with the protein MVIGGNTWIKRVSSSWILPIFALLILMGCKQNVDPPKSQSTADMMEEGQGLITIDEVQRTVSTFNEAMVNPSTELMDSLCADELTYGHSSGLIQNKAAFIDDIVNGPFDFLSLEAADQTITISGNTAIVRHIFLAKGTNAGEPADVRIGNTQVYQKARDGALKLLARQAYKLPN; encoded by the coding sequence ATGGTAATCGGAGGAAATACATGGATAAAGCGTGTAAGTAGCAGCTGGATATTACCCATTTTTGCCTTGTTAATTTTGATGGGGTGCAAACAAAATGTTGATCCACCCAAGTCCCAATCAACAGCAGACATGATGGAGGAAGGACAAGGTTTGATTACAATCGACGAAGTTCAGCGCACCGTGTCCACCTTTAATGAAGCCATGGTAAATCCGAGCACAGAACTCATGGACAGCTTATGCGCTGATGAGCTCACCTATGGGCATTCCAGTGGGCTGATCCAGAACAAGGCAGCGTTTATAGATGATATAGTGAATGGGCCATTCGATTTTTTGTCTTTGGAAGCTGCTGATCAGACCATCACTATTTCTGGTAATACGGCAATAGTTCGCCATATTTTTTTGGCCAAGGGCACCAACGCCGGCGAACCTGCAGATGTCCGTATAGGAAATACACAGGTTTACCAAAAAGCCCGCGATGGGGCACTTAAACTTTTGGCCAGACAGGCTTACAAGTTGCCCAATTAA
- a CDS encoding RraA family protein gives MRFNIILQILCFFVLNSVVFGQTIPKEELIFLTSEWKGERFDDGRPKIPDDLLERAKKIGIDDAWTVLENEGYKNQFEGNWKMVHDEVPVVGRALTALFMPSRPDVEKSIKERGINSQGRKGNTNSWPIEVLTKGDVYVADSFGKIDAGTLMGATLATSIYSKSGNGVVFNGSARDLESISKIEGFNAFVRDFHPSFLEEEVLMGLNTPIRIGQVMVLPGDLVLAKREGVLFIPAHLAEQVVGTAEFVALKDQFGFEMVKSKKYSTGEIDNDWNEQLKKEFFAWLDKHPELVKMSKETLNKILSKRTW, from the coding sequence ATGAGGTTCAATATTATTTTACAGATTCTTTGTTTTTTTGTGTTGAATTCCGTCGTTTTTGGACAGACCATTCCCAAGGAGGAATTGATTTTCCTGACCTCCGAATGGAAAGGGGAACGCTTTGATGACGGCCGCCCTAAAATTCCGGACGATCTTTTGGAACGGGCAAAAAAAATTGGGATCGATGATGCATGGACCGTCCTGGAAAACGAAGGATATAAAAATCAGTTCGAAGGCAATTGGAAAATGGTACACGATGAGGTTCCAGTTGTAGGTAGGGCACTTACCGCCTTGTTTATGCCCAGTAGGCCCGATGTGGAGAAAAGCATTAAGGAAAGGGGTATAAATTCCCAAGGGAGAAAGGGCAACACCAATTCATGGCCCATTGAAGTGCTCACCAAAGGTGACGTATATGTGGCCGATAGTTTTGGCAAGATCGATGCGGGTACACTGATGGGGGCTACCCTGGCAACTTCTATTTATAGCAAGTCCGGAAACGGAGTGGTTTTTAATGGTAGTGCAAGGGATTTGGAGAGTATAAGCAAAATCGAAGGCTTCAATGCCTTTGTACGTGATTTTCACCCCTCTTTTTTGGAGGAAGAAGTGCTAATGGGACTCAACACCCCCATAAGGATAGGGCAGGTAATGGTTTTGCCGGGAGATCTTGTCCTGGCAAAAAGGGAGGGAGTATTGTTCATTCCCGCACATTTGGCCGAACAGGTAGTGGGCACCGCAGAATTTGTAGCCCTTAAGGACCAGTTTGGTTTTGAAATGGTGAAGTCCAAGAAATATTCCACTGGAGAGATAGACAATGATTGGAACGAACAGCTAAAAAAGGAATTTTTTGCCTGGTTGGACAAACATCCGGAATTGGTAAAAATGTCCAAGGAGACTTTGAATAAGATATTAAGCAAAAGGACATGGTAA
- a CDS encoding RidA family protein, with protein sequence MENKTTRRASFKKLGMGLAAMFGIGAAARAMDGGSKPKKEVVGDIVMDQDIPLFSGGVKHGNTLYIAGKGAHVEPYEIKAHTEIVLQELEKELKKHGSSMEKVLKVNVYLADLADYKGMNEVFRGRFGPNPPVRTTVATYGGVPGNSLVEMDCIAALD encoded by the coding sequence ATGGAAAACAAAACAACAAGAAGAGCATCTTTCAAAAAATTAGGAATGGGTTTGGCAGCTATGTTCGGAATAGGTGCTGCGGCCAGGGCAATGGACGGAGGTTCAAAACCAAAAAAGGAAGTAGTGGGAGACATCGTCATGGATCAGGATATACCATTGTTTTCAGGAGGGGTAAAACATGGAAACACCCTTTATATAGCTGGCAAAGGGGCACACGTGGAACCTTATGAGATAAAGGCACATACGGAGATTGTTTTGCAGGAGTTGGAAAAGGAGCTCAAAAAGCATGGTTCTTCCATGGAAAAGGTTTTGAAAGTGAATGTGTATTTGGCCGATTTGGCGGATTATAAGGGAATGAACGAAGTGTTCAGGGGCCGTTTTGGACCAAATCCTCCAGTAAGGACCACAGTGGCCACCTACGGGGGCGTTCCTGGAAATTCTTTGGTTGAAATGGACTGTATAGCTGCACTGGACTAA
- a CDS encoding aminotransferase class V-fold PLP-dependent enzyme, with product MNRREIIKQLGVVPIAGSLMASETMFGSTFGTTGPLARGPYSAGQSIFESIGVDTIINCRGTFTILGGSTERPEVLKAMEAATGYFVQYDELAFGIGRRLAELTKAPWGMVSSGCAAGMKHVTAACVTGGNPEKLIRIPNLEGFEKNEVIIPRSSRNVYDQAIRNIGVKVIMVETPEELERAINSRTAMIYIMTGRDNETGRPLSLEVISGIAKSKNIPILADAAAENLSIPCVHLERGATVVAYSGGKAICGPQCAGLLLGDKDILMAAWQASSPHHGPGRDNKVGKEEMLGMLAAVEAWTTRDHDKEWDTWMSWLEEISSKLTKIEGISTEVQLPTSLDNRAPRLILKWDPDKLHITGEEIAEDVARNRPRIAIGGRSSEDATTTISITPSQMRPGNAKLVANRLYDILSAEREPRSDKMAQASVNITGHWKVEMEFFTSKSTHKFFLEQEGNWIKGTHTSDYGMQEMAGMIEGEEVKLKSHFNVPGNSIHYWFSGKVSNGVFSGTVFLGEYLTAKFTAKQLDYKVEHKKISVPGGPPLAT from the coding sequence ATGAATCGTAGGGAAATAATTAAACAGCTGGGTGTTGTTCCCATTGCAGGGAGTTTAATGGCCAGTGAAACCATGTTCGGGAGTACCTTTGGCACAACGGGGCCTTTGGCGCGAGGACCATACTCCGCTGGGCAAAGTATTTTTGAATCTATTGGTGTGGATACCATCATCAACTGTCGCGGTACCTTTACCATTTTGGGAGGTTCAACGGAACGTCCTGAAGTATTGAAGGCCATGGAGGCAGCTACAGGCTATTTTGTGCAGTACGATGAATTGGCCTTCGGCATAGGACGCCGCTTGGCGGAACTCACCAAGGCGCCATGGGGAATGGTCTCATCGGGATGTGCCGCAGGTATGAAACACGTAACCGCGGCCTGTGTAACAGGGGGCAATCCGGAAAAGTTGATCAGGATTCCCAACTTGGAGGGTTTTGAGAAAAATGAGGTCATTATTCCGCGTAGCTCCAGAAATGTTTATGACCAGGCCATTCGCAATATAGGGGTCAAGGTAATTATGGTGGAAACTCCCGAGGAATTGGAGCGGGCCATTAATTCCAGAACGGCAATGATCTATATAATGACCGGAAGAGATAATGAAACGGGAAGGCCGCTTTCCCTAGAAGTGATCAGTGGGATTGCCAAATCAAAGAACATCCCTATTTTGGCCGATGCGGCTGCGGAGAATTTGAGTATTCCCTGTGTGCATCTGGAAAGGGGCGCTACCGTAGTGGCCTATAGCGGCGGCAAAGCAATATGCGGACCACAATGTGCCGGCCTTTTATTGGGGGATAAGGATATATTGATGGCAGCCTGGCAGGCCAGTTCCCCACACCATGGCCCGGGAAGGGACAATAAGGTAGGGAAGGAGGAAATGCTGGGAATGTTGGCGGCCGTAGAGGCCTGGACCACCAGGGACCATGATAAGGAGTGGGACACTTGGATGTCCTGGTTGGAGGAAATTTCTTCAAAACTCACCAAAATAGAGGGAATAAGCACTGAAGTACAATTGCCGACGAGTTTGGATAATAGGGCCCCTAGACTCATCCTGAAATGGGATCCGGACAAGCTTCATATTACCGGGGAAGAAATTGCCGAGGATGTGGCACGCAACAGACCAAGGATAGCCATTGGAGGCAGATCTTCAGAGGACGCGACAACAACCATATCCATTACCCCAAGTCAAATGAGACCGGGAAATGCCAAGTTGGTGGCCAACCGACTTTATGATATATTATCGGCAGAGCGTGAGCCTCGATCGGACAAGATGGCCCAGGCAAGTGTTAACATTACAGGGCATTGGAAAGTGGAGATGGAGTTTTTTACCTCCAAGAGTACCCATAAATTTTTCTTGGAACAGGAAGGGAATTGGATCAAGGGAACTCATACCAGTGATTATGGCATGCAGGAAATGGCCGGAATGATAGAGGGAGAAGAGGTGAAACTTAAGAGTCATTTTAACGTTCCAGGAAACTCCATCCATTATTGGTTTTCGGGAAAAGTATCCAACGGAGTCTTTAGTGGGACTGTTTTTTTGGGCGAATACCTTACTGCCAAGTTTACTGCCAAACAGCTGGATTATAAAGTGGAACATAAAAAAATTAGCGTTCCGGGAGGTCCTCCCTTGGCCACTTAG
- a CDS encoding amidohydrolase/deacetylase family metallohydrolase, which translates to MKSNLKIYIVSIAILFLSKSVLGQEYDLLIKNGTLIDTKSEINKKMDVAILNGKIVEIARSISEKKAKTVIDAINMLVTPGLLDIHGHVFYGTDENGMYSGGMSSVAPDNFTFRTGVTTIVDAGSSGWRNFHIFKKQTINNSKTRVLAFLNIVGSGMKGGVVEQDVNDMDPKLTAKTVKSNPELVGVKLAHYEGYEWDPLERAVEAGVIANVPVMVDFGGSKPALSLKTLFLEKLRPGDIFTHAYASLNSRGKVVDNNGNVEPFVFEAQKKGIIFDVGHGGGSFAFEQAMPAMNQGFKPNSISTDLHIGSMNGGMKDILNIMSKFLNMNMALPEVIASVTWNPAQYIHRPELGHLEVGAIADVAVLSIRQGQFGFMDTKGVKIMGNQKLECELTIKDGEVVYDLNGLSGKNWKD; encoded by the coding sequence GTGAAAAGCAATCTGAAAATCTATATTGTATCTATAGCAATACTATTCCTTTCAAAATCGGTTCTTGGACAAGAATATGATTTGTTGATTAAGAATGGGACACTGATAGATACCAAAAGTGAAATCAACAAAAAAATGGACGTCGCTATTTTGAATGGCAAAATAGTTGAAATTGCCAGAAGCATTTCAGAAAAAAAGGCGAAAACGGTTATAGACGCCATTAATATGTTGGTAACCCCTGGTCTTTTGGATATACATGGCCATGTCTTTTATGGTACGGACGAAAATGGTATGTACAGCGGTGGTATGAGCAGTGTAGCCCCGGATAATTTCACCTTCCGTACCGGGGTTACCACTATAGTGGACGCCGGAAGTTCGGGATGGAGAAATTTTCATATTTTCAAAAAACAGACTATTAACAATTCAAAAACAAGGGTTTTGGCCTTTTTGAATATTGTTGGTTCCGGAATGAAAGGAGGTGTCGTGGAACAGGATGTTAACGATATGGATCCCAAATTGACGGCAAAAACGGTAAAAAGCAATCCAGAATTAGTGGGGGTTAAATTGGCACATTACGAAGGCTATGAATGGGATCCTTTGGAAAGAGCTGTAGAAGCAGGCGTTATTGCCAATGTACCGGTAATGGTGGATTTTGGAGGCAGTAAACCAGCCCTATCGTTGAAAACCCTTTTCCTGGAAAAATTAAGGCCAGGCGATATTTTTACCCATGCTTATGCTTCTTTAAATAGTAGGGGAAAAGTGGTAGATAACAATGGTAATGTAGAGCCCTTTGTTTTTGAGGCCCAGAAAAAGGGAATTATCTTCGATGTGGGACACGGCGGAGGGAGTTTTGCATTTGAACAGGCCATGCCGGCAATGAATCAGGGTTTTAAACCAAATTCCATAAGTACGGACTTGCACATAGGGAGTATGAACGGAGGGATGAAGGACATACTAAATATCATGTCCAAATTTTTAAATATGAATATGGCATTGCCCGAGGTTATTGCAAGTGTTACCTGGAATCCTGCACAGTATATACATAGGCCGGAACTTGGACATTTGGAGGTAGGCGCCATTGCCGATGTGGCCGTTTTAAGTATTAGACAGGGCCAGTTTGGTTTTATGGATACCAAGGGGGTAAAGATCATGGGCAACCAAAAATTGGAATGCGAACTTACTATCAAGGATGGGGAAGTTGTTTACGATCTAAACGGACTTTCAGGTAAAAATTGGAAGGACTAA